A genomic window from Flavobacterium azooxidireducens includes:
- a CDS encoding PadR family transcriptional regulator, giving the protein MKNSSLYKGSLNTIIMKLLEEKGRMYGYEITQKVKAITLGELNITEGALYPALHKLEAEGLLEVEVEKVDNRLRKYYKLTEKGNKETVNRLAELEEFIKNMQNIVNPKLSY; this is encoded by the coding sequence ATGAAAAACTCATCATTATACAAAGGAAGTCTTAACACCATAATAATGAAGCTTTTAGAAGAAAAAGGCCGTATGTATGGTTATGAAATCACTCAAAAAGTAAAAGCCATTACATTGGGTGAATTAAACATCACCGAAGGTGCTTTGTATCCCGCATTACACAAATTGGAAGCCGAAGGTCTGTTGGAAGTAGAGGTAGAAAAAGTAGATAACCGCTTACGAAAATACTACAAACTCACCGAAAAAGGCAACAAAGAAACCGTAAACCGATTGGCAGAGTTGGAAGAATTTATCAAGAATATGCAGAATATTGTGAATCCTAAATTGAGTTATTAA
- a CDS encoding ferredoxin--NADP reductase — MSTFYKLAVKEITRETPEAVSVLFQVPAELQANYLFVAGQYINLKLTLDGNEIRRAYSICSTPESGELRIAIKSIKNGYFSKFANEQLTIGKVLEVGTPEGKFIFEPDATRLKNYAAFVAGSGITPVMSILQTVLEKEPNSTFVLVYGNKSSNETIFYNQLHDLQLKYVGRFFVHYVFSQQKADDQLFGRIEKSTVNFVLKNKHKEKEFDKFYLCGPEEMINRVSDVLKENNVKEKDIKFELFSASSSENEIKKSLEGHTKITVLVDGDETSFEMSQKQSLLEAALKQGLDAPYSCQGGICSSCIARISKGTAEMKKNTILTDGEIAEGLILTCQAHPTSSEIFVDYDDV, encoded by the coding sequence ATGTCAACTTTTTATAAATTAGCAGTAAAAGAAATCACTCGTGAAACACCGGAAGCCGTTTCTGTTCTATTTCAAGTTCCTGCTGAACTTCAAGCCAATTATCTTTTTGTGGCCGGACAATATATTAATCTAAAACTCACTTTAGACGGAAATGAAATTCGTCGTGCTTACTCCATTTGTTCCACACCGGAAAGTGGTGAGTTGCGAATTGCCATTAAATCTATCAAAAACGGTTACTTTTCTAAGTTTGCGAATGAACAATTAACGATTGGAAAAGTACTAGAAGTTGGCACTCCCGAAGGAAAATTCATTTTTGAACCCGATGCTACACGTTTAAAAAATTATGCTGCTTTTGTTGCCGGAAGCGGAATTACTCCGGTAATGTCGATTTTGCAAACTGTTTTAGAAAAAGAACCCAACAGTACTTTTGTGTTGGTTTATGGAAATAAATCGAGCAATGAAACGATTTTTTACAACCAATTGCACGATTTGCAGTTGAAATATGTTGGACGCTTTTTTGTGCATTATGTGTTTAGTCAGCAAAAAGCCGATGATCAATTGTTTGGAAGAATTGAAAAATCAACGGTGAATTTTGTCTTGAAAAACAAGCATAAAGAAAAGGAATTTGACAAATTTTACTTGTGCGGACCAGAGGAAATGATTAATAGAGTGAGTGATGTTTTGAAAGAAAACAACGTCAAAGAAAAAGATATAAAATTCGAATTATTCTCTGCTTCATCCTCAGAAAATGAAATTAAAAAATCGTTGGAAGGTCACACAAAAATTACTGTTTTGGTTGATGGTGATGAAACTTCTTTTGAAATGTCGCAAAAACAATCCTTGTTGGAAGCCGCTTTAAAACAAGGTTTAGATGCTCCGTATTCTTGTCAAGGTGGTATTTGCAGCAGCTGTATCGCTCGGATTTCTAAAGGAACTGCCGAAATGAAAAAGAACACCATTTTAACTGATGGTGAAATTGCCGAAGGGTTGATTTTAACGTGTCAAGCTCATCCGACATCGAGTGAAATTTTTGTGGATTATGATGATGTTTAA
- a CDS encoding ABC transporter ATP-binding protein, producing the protein MIQVKNLTKTYNGTTVLNITNLDIPKGQSFGLVGNNGAGKTTFFSLLLDLIQPSTGMITSNSIQISQSEKWKPFTSAFIDESFLIGYLTPEEYFYFIGELRGWNKADVDSFLVKYEDFFNGEILKNKKYLRDLSKGNSKKVGIVAALIGEPEVIILDEPFANLDPTTQIRLKKIIKELADDSNVTILVSSHDLQHTVEVSNRIVALQKGEVVLDLVPSSETLKELEAFFAA; encoded by the coding sequence ATGATACAAGTAAAAAATCTTACCAAAACATACAACGGAACAACCGTTTTAAACATAACTAATTTAGACATTCCAAAAGGTCAAAGTTTTGGATTAGTTGGAAACAACGGAGCCGGAAAAACCACTTTTTTCAGTTTGTTATTAGATTTGATTCAGCCTTCAACCGGAATGATTACAAGTAATTCGATTCAAATTAGCCAAAGCGAAAAATGGAAACCATTTACTTCTGCTTTTATCGATGAAAGTTTCTTAATTGGTTATTTGACACCTGAAGAATACTTCTATTTTATTGGCGAACTTCGCGGATGGAACAAAGCAGACGTTGATAGCTTTTTAGTGAAATATGAAGATTTTTTCAACGGAGAGATCTTAAAAAACAAAAAATATTTACGCGATTTATCAAAAGGAAATTCCAAAAAAGTGGGAATTGTTGCCGCTTTAATCGGTGAACCGGAAGTTATTATTTTAGACGAACCATTTGCTAATTTAGATCCAACCACACAAATCCGATTGAAAAAAATCATCAAAGAATTAGCCGATGATTCAAATGTAACCATCTTAGTTTCCAGTCACGATTTGCAACACACCGTTGAAGTTTCAAACCGAATTGTCGCTTTACAAAAAGGCGAAGTAGTTCTGGATTTAGTTCCTTCATCAGAAACATTAAAAGAATTAGAAGCGTTTTTTGCTGCCTAA
- a CDS encoding DUF5687 family protein, with protein MIKRFLSLEWRSFVRAASFQTNLAIKILMIFGALYFMVMFLALGAGSYYIIEKATESEPFQLINRFILYYFVCDLVFRFFLQKTPVMNIRPLLYINIKKDTIVNYTLGKSALSFFNIMHLFFFIPLAVVLLIEGFDVFGVITWTIGMTAIVLIINFLNILIDKKDVVFYSVAAIFIALGALQYYGLFDATNYTVLFFKGLYDHIWMVIIPIVVLILVYKIVHSFFKSNLYLDAGLSTTHDIAKTQNFEWLDQFGTLGTFLKNDIRLITRNKRAKSVIIMSVLFLFYGLLFGSGAIEVYDGPVWQVFGGIFVTGGFMFSFGQFVPSWDSSYYNLMMSQNIQYREYLSSKWWLMVIVTLIAAVCASFYLYFGWQSYLLILVTAVYNIGINAYIVLLAGAFTKTPIDLMSNKNAFGDKKAFNFKTLLLVIPQILVPLGLYYLGILLFDEVVGLGFIALAGVLGFAFKSKVFNWIENIYKTQKYETIAAYKQKN; from the coding sequence ATGATAAAACGTTTTCTCTCACTCGAATGGAGGTCTTTTGTTAGAGCCGCATCGTTTCAAACGAATTTAGCAATTAAAATTTTAATGATTTTTGGAGCCTTGTATTTTATGGTAATGTTCTTGGCGTTAGGAGCAGGTTCTTATTATATTATCGAAAAAGCTACCGAATCTGAACCATTTCAATTGATAAACCGGTTTATACTTTATTATTTCGTATGCGATTTGGTTTTTCGATTTTTCTTGCAAAAAACTCCGGTTATGAATATCAGGCCGTTGTTGTACATCAACATCAAAAAAGATACGATTGTCAATTATACATTAGGAAAATCGGCGTTGTCTTTTTTCAACATTATGCATTTGTTCTTTTTTATTCCGCTTGCAGTGGTTTTGTTGATTGAAGGTTTTGATGTGTTTGGTGTTATCACTTGGACTATCGGAATGACTGCCATCGTGTTAATAATCAATTTTTTAAACATCTTAATCGATAAAAAAGACGTTGTTTTTTATTCCGTTGCTGCTATTTTCATCGCTTTAGGAGCATTGCAATATTACGGTTTATTTGACGCAACGAACTATACTGTGTTGTTTTTCAAAGGATTGTATGACCATATTTGGATGGTAATTATTCCAATTGTCGTATTAATTTTGGTTTATAAAATCGTACACAGTTTTTTCAAAAGCAACTTATACCTCGATGCCGGATTATCAACCACACACGATATTGCCAAAACGCAAAATTTCGAATGGTTAGATCAATTTGGAACATTAGGAACATTTCTTAAAAATGATATTCGTTTAATCACCCGAAATAAAAGAGCAAAATCAGTCATCATAATGAGTGTTTTGTTTCTTTTCTACGGACTTTTGTTCGGTTCAGGAGCCATTGAAGTGTATGACGGACCGGTTTGGCAAGTATTTGGCGGAATTTTTGTCACCGGCGGATTTATGTTCAGTTTCGGACAATTTGTACCAAGTTGGGATAGTTCCTATTATAATTTGATGATGAGTCAAAACATTCAATACCGCGAATATTTGAGTTCAAAATGGTGGTTGATGGTTATTGTGACGTTAATCGCAGCGGTTTGTGCCAGTTTTTATCTTTATTTTGGATGGCAATCGTACCTGCTGATTTTAGTGACTGCGGTTTACAACATCGGAATTAATGCCTACATCGTTTTGTTGGCTGGAGCTTTTACGAAAACACCAATCGATTTAATGAGTAATAAAAATGCATTTGGCGACAAAAAAGCATTCAATTTTAAAACGTTATTGTTAGTGATTCCACAAATTCTTGTTCCGTTAGGATTATATTATTTAGGAATTTTATTGTTTGATGAGGTAGTCGGACTTGGATTTATCGCCTTAGCCGGAGTTTTAGGATTTGCTTTTAAATCAAAAGTGTTCAATTGGATTGAAAATATCTACAAAACACAGAAATACGAAACCATTGCCGCATACAAACAAAAAAACTAA